A portion of the Deinococcus peraridilitoris DSM 19664 genome contains these proteins:
- a CDS encoding c-type cytochrome — MIQAGALLLAMASLTGCLPQRRGEPLVGPLQTLSAQEERGQTVYMVHCQQCHPGGESGLGPSLNDKPLPGFAIRLQVRAGLGAMPAFDPQEISDSDLDALVAYIVRLRLHGVDVRRR, encoded by the coding sequence ATGATCCAGGCCGGGGCGCTGCTGCTGGCCATGGCGAGCCTCACGGGCTGCCTGCCGCAGCGCCGGGGCGAGCCGCTGGTCGGTCCGCTGCAGACCCTCAGCGCGCAGGAAGAACGCGGTCAGACGGTCTACATGGTCCACTGCCAGCAGTGCCATCCTGGTGGAGAAAGCGGGCTTGGCCCCTCGCTGAACGACAAGCCCCTGCCCGGTTTTGCCATCCGCCTGCAGGTGCGCGCCGGTCTGGGCGCCATGCCCGCCTTCGATCCGCAGGAGATCAGCGACTCCGACCTCGACGCACTGGTGGCGTATATCGTACGGCTCCGGCTGCACGGCGTCGATGTGCGCCGTCGATAG
- a CDS encoding nicotinate phosphoribosyltransferase encodes MTATQRAQRPALLSDDNLILDTDSYKASHFLQYPSGTTRLFSYLESRGGKYPATKFFGLQYILKRYLATRITPAMVEEARDVFTAHGEPFPFEDWMYIARDLQGRLPLEIRAVAEGSVVPNHNALMTVTNTDPRVPWLVGWFETMLMRVWYPITVATQSHYLREIIREALEESADDPQGELAFKLHDFGSRGVSSRESAGLGGLAHLTNFMGSDTVEALRLGRNYYGAEMAGFSIPAAEHSTVTSWGKAHEVDAYRNMVRTFGQPGATYAVVSDSYDLKHAINEFWGSELRDEIIASGATLVVRPDSGDPPAMVRMTVRALANKFGTTVNSKGYRVLNHVRVIQGDGITEETLREILAAVMGDGFSASNVAFGMGGALLQQVNRDTQKFAYKASAAEVNGEYRPVYKDPVTDPGKRSKDGVLDLVQEEGRYRTRQYQEFVREYPGSALRTVFRNGKLLIEDTLDDIRARD; translated from the coding sequence ATGACCGCCACCCAGAGAGCCCAACGCCCTGCCCTGCTCAGCGACGACAACCTTATTCTCGACACCGACAGCTACAAGGCCAGCCACTTTCTGCAGTACCCCAGCGGAACCACCCGGCTCTTTTCCTATCTGGAGTCACGCGGCGGCAAATACCCCGCCACGAAATTCTTCGGTCTGCAGTACATCCTCAAGCGCTACCTCGCCACGCGCATCACCCCAGCCATGGTCGAGGAAGCCCGTGACGTCTTTACCGCGCACGGCGAGCCCTTTCCCTTCGAAGACTGGATGTACATCGCCCGCGACCTGCAGGGTCGGCTTCCGCTGGAAATCCGCGCGGTGGCGGAGGGCAGCGTGGTACCCAACCACAACGCCCTGATGACCGTCACCAACACCGATCCCCGGGTGCCCTGGCTGGTCGGCTGGTTCGAGACCATGCTGATGCGGGTGTGGTATCCCATCACGGTCGCCACCCAGAGCCACTACCTGCGTGAAATCATCCGCGAGGCCCTCGAAGAAAGTGCCGACGATCCGCAAGGAGAGCTGGCCTTCAAGCTGCACGACTTCGGCTCGCGCGGGGTGAGCAGCCGTGAAAGCGCGGGCCTGGGAGGGCTGGCGCACCTGACCAACTTCATGGGCAGCGACACGGTAGAAGCACTGCGCCTGGGACGCAACTACTACGGCGCCGAGATGGCGGGCTTCAGCATTCCCGCCGCCGAGCACAGCACGGTGACCAGCTGGGGCAAGGCCCATGAGGTGGACGCCTACCGCAACATGGTCCGCACCTTCGGCCAGCCGGGCGCCACCTACGCCGTCGTAAGTGACAGCTACGACCTCAAGCACGCCATCAACGAGTTCTGGGGCAGCGAGTTGCGTGACGAGATCATTGCGAGTGGCGCCACGCTGGTGGTGCGTCCGGACAGCGGCGACCCTCCCGCGATGGTCCGCATGACGGTGCGCGCCCTGGCGAACAAATTCGGCACGACCGTGAACAGCAAAGGCTACCGGGTCCTCAACCATGTGCGCGTGATTCAGGGCGACGGCATCACCGAAGAAACCCTGCGCGAAATCCTGGCCGCAGTGATGGGCGACGGCTTCAGCGCCAGCAACGTCGCCTTTGGCATGGGCGGCGCGCTGCTGCAGCAGGTCAACCGCGACACCCAGAAGTTCGCCTACAAGGCCAGCGCGGCCGAGGTGAACGGCGAGTACCGCCCGGTCTACAAGGACCCCGTGACCGACCCCGGCAAGCGCAGCAAGGACGGCGTGCTCGACCTCGTGCAGGAAGAGGGCCGTTACCGCACGCGCCAGTACCAGGAGTTTGTCCGGGAGTATCCGGGAAGCGCCCTCAGAACCGTGTTTCGCAACGGAAAGCTCCTCATCGAGGACACCCTCGACGACATTCGCGCGAGGGACTGA
- a CDS encoding bifunctional nicotinamide-nucleotide adenylyltransferase/Nudix hydroxylase codes for MRRTKVAFGVYIGRFEPPHNAHLAVMLEALERVHKLIVVIGSARSGRTPKNPFTAEERQHLITEMLVQAGVPRARILFTFVRDYFYNEALWLSEVQRGVAEHTKGSSDVALVGHIKDDSSYYLRSFPAWEYLPTRIESPLNATDIRTLYFQGQLENAEKYVPDTVAAYLEAFSRTNHFEELKAEFDYLRAYRAQWQGAPFAPVFVTTDAVVIKSGHVLLIRRAGQPGKGRLAMPGGFLDARQSLLASCLRVLREESGLGENHDLERFLRGSVVFDYPERSLRGRTITHAYHFDLGLGSLPVLRSQPGAGEALWMPLGEALAQNEAFFEDHHAIIEHFLMK; via the coding sequence GTGCGCAGAACCAAGGTAGCCTTTGGCGTCTATATCGGCCGTTTTGAACCACCACACAATGCCCACCTGGCGGTGATGCTCGAAGCACTGGAGCGGGTTCACAAGCTGATCGTGGTCATCGGTTCGGCCCGCAGTGGCCGCACACCAAAAAATCCCTTCACGGCCGAAGAGCGTCAACACCTGATCACCGAGATGCTGGTGCAGGCCGGTGTTCCGCGTGCCCGCATTCTCTTCACCTTCGTGCGCGACTACTTCTACAACGAGGCGCTCTGGCTTTCGGAAGTGCAGCGTGGGGTGGCCGAGCACACCAAAGGCAGCAGCGACGTGGCCCTGGTCGGGCACATCAAGGACGACTCCAGCTACTACCTGCGTTCTTTCCCGGCCTGGGAATACCTGCCGACCCGAATCGAGTCTCCCCTGAACGCCACCGACATCCGCACACTGTACTTTCAGGGGCAGCTGGAAAACGCCGAAAAATATGTGCCTGATACTGTCGCGGCCTACCTGGAGGCGTTCTCGCGCACGAATCACTTCGAAGAGCTGAAAGCCGAGTTCGATTATCTGCGCGCCTACCGCGCCCAGTGGCAGGGTGCCCCGTTCGCGCCGGTGTTCGTCACGACCGACGCGGTGGTCATCAAGAGCGGCCACGTGCTGCTGATCCGCCGGGCCGGGCAGCCCGGCAAGGGCCGGCTCGCCATGCCCGGCGGTTTTCTCGACGCCCGCCAGAGCCTGCTGGCCTCGTGCCTGCGCGTGCTGCGTGAAGAAAGCGGCCTGGGAGAGAACCACGACCTGGAACGCTTTCTGCGGGGCAGCGTGGTGTTCGACTACCCGGAGCGCAGCCTGCGCGGACGCACCATCACCCACGCCTACCACTTCGACCTCGGCCTCGGCTCGCTTCCCGTGCTGCGTTCACAACCCGGGGCGGGTGAGGCCCTGTGGATGCCCCTGGGGGAGGCCCTGGCCCAGAACGAGGCCTTTTTCGAGGACCATCACGCCATCATCGAACACTTTCTGATGAAGTAG
- a CDS encoding DUF4157 domain-containing protein: MRAQAQQAEGKWMNYQQSQQLASLQRQVAHRLVQAFRADRGPSTERYDTYAAHLVALQRHALSKPVVRVALGLIPVGEQPSLQRAMDVALQREQEQQAQDVWALQDHAVQRQLEQLEAAAAQPVLQRIQARRGAGNPLPEAVQRHLAQELNYDLSAVRIHADSEADILAKSVHAVAFTTGSDIFFRAGTYNPNTPGGLELLAHEVTHTVQQRQGRVGPGVDPDAGLEAEARRMGAKLARVMPSVHTLLPSNPHAPGVYSPKAALARVQDGAAQRVALKPLHDLQPSGHTVQRFGNPLSWAADKAKEGVASALSAIPGYRELSLALGRDLVTGKAMNGNPDVILDALALWVPGPLKDVLRALKETGAIPKAWAWFGAELGRLNLGGAWSEVTAAIGRADLAAAKGTLTRRIAGLRSLIVGSTRKIAEIGLAALAAGLGPVGQQVIARLQQDGDLILQVLRNPVKFAGHLLSALKDGFGNFARNASRHLQNGLGQWLSGASGITFPAKLDLSGVLMTALSVMGLTYQALRGRLVRSLGRNGEAQVQAAEGTLDTFKSLRGGLHRADEIKANQGSMGGEIVRRLKSEVTKSVVMAGITKVATMLIPGGGFATALIGAFHSVQFLIEQGRQIMGVVTSAVQSVGAIAAGNISAAVSGVEASLARSIPVALGFLGKVLGLGNIGTKVKAVIQKVRGKLDAVLDKVVVRLKGLIGRKPASVRTADESKGDQRSLAQKQESVTMASQAAASALKTYSTDKPALLSRLEGIKKNFKLKTIRLDELDEFRSSVYVEINPSATTKAEHTMFYPIDPEFELDAKGIRMTFRTRAGKKFETTIGRSGHIRNAAGFDLDLTTLGRGVTQNPANKVVNAGQNSAHIIANWFGGSGYKKSLNLLATSDHYNKRVMGGIEHRIAAWVGQYQISRFNLYIRVDWGVVEEHRLFASIESAVASLTGITDPGRLTQMRHRIARRLAGELTPVLKAVEDVEYTGHGKDSGGKPHRMPGQNAGFDRWLRI, encoded by the coding sequence ATGCGCGCACAGGCACAGCAGGCCGAAGGCAAGTGGATGAATTACCAGCAGTCCCAACAGCTCGCCTCGCTGCAACGGCAGGTGGCGCACCGTTTGGTGCAGGCTTTCCGGGCGGACCGGGGGCCCTCGACTGAACGCTACGACACGTACGCGGCGCACCTGGTTGCCCTGCAACGGCACGCCTTGTCCAAGCCGGTCGTGCGGGTGGCCCTGGGTCTGATTCCAGTGGGTGAGCAGCCCAGCCTGCAGCGCGCCATGGACGTGGCACTGCAGCGCGAACAGGAGCAGCAGGCCCAGGACGTGTGGGCACTTCAGGACCACGCCGTGCAGCGTCAGCTCGAGCAGCTGGAGGCGGCAGCGGCACAACCGGTGCTGCAGCGCATTCAGGCCCGCCGCGGCGCCGGAAATCCACTTCCCGAAGCGGTCCAGCGGCATCTGGCACAGGAACTCAATTACGACCTCAGCGCCGTTCGCATTCACGCCGACAGCGAAGCGGACATCCTTGCCAAAAGTGTCCATGCCGTGGCGTTCACGACCGGCAGTGATATTTTTTTCCGTGCGGGCACCTACAACCCGAACACGCCAGGCGGCCTGGAATTGCTGGCGCACGAAGTCACCCACACTGTCCAGCAACGTCAGGGACGTGTCGGCCCTGGTGTGGACCCGGACGCCGGGCTGGAAGCCGAAGCGCGCCGCATGGGCGCGAAGCTGGCCCGCGTGATGCCAAGTGTCCACACGCTGTTGCCCTCGAACCCACACGCTCCCGGCGTGTACAGCCCCAAAGCAGCGCTAGCGCGCGTTCAGGATGGCGCAGCACAAAGGGTGGCCTTGAAGCCTCTGCATGACCTGCAGCCATCAGGGCACACGGTGCAGCGCTTCGGCAATCCCCTGTCGTGGGCAGCCGACAAGGCAAAAGAGGGCGTCGCGTCTGCCCTGAGCGCCATCCCCGGTTACCGCGAGCTCAGCCTTGCCCTCGGCCGGGACCTTGTCACGGGAAAAGCCATGAATGGCAATCCGGACGTGATTCTCGACGCCCTGGCCCTCTGGGTGCCCGGGCCCCTCAAGGATGTGCTGCGGGCACTCAAGGAGACCGGCGCCATCCCGAAGGCCTGGGCGTGGTTTGGGGCCGAGCTGGGCAGACTGAATCTGGGCGGCGCCTGGAGTGAGGTGACCGCGGCAATCGGACGGGCAGACCTGGCCGCCGCGAAAGGTACATTGACCCGCCGGATCGCTGGCCTCAGATCTCTGATCGTCGGCAGTACCCGGAAGATCGCGGAGATCGGCCTGGCTGCCCTTGCCGCAGGGCTGGGGCCGGTCGGGCAGCAGGTGATCGCGCGCTTGCAACAGGATGGCGACTTGATCCTGCAGGTCCTGAGAAACCCCGTCAAGTTTGCGGGTCACCTGCTCAGCGCTCTGAAGGACGGCTTCGGCAATTTCGCGCGCAACGCTTCCCGGCACCTTCAGAATGGTCTGGGGCAGTGGCTTTCCGGGGCCAGCGGCATCACCTTTCCGGCCAAGCTGGATTTATCAGGCGTACTGATGACCGCGCTCAGCGTGATGGGTCTGACCTATCAGGCGCTTCGTGGCCGCCTGGTGCGCAGCCTGGGCAGAAACGGTGAAGCGCAGGTGCAGGCGGCAGAAGGCACGCTGGATACGTTCAAGTCGCTGAGGGGCGGTCTGCACCGCGCGGATGAGATCAAAGCCAACCAGGGCAGCATGGGTGGAGAAATCGTCAGGCGCCTGAAAAGCGAAGTCACCAAAAGTGTCGTGATGGCGGGCATCACCAAAGTTGCCACCATGCTGATTCCCGGAGGGGGCTTCGCGACCGCCCTGATCGGGGCCTTTCACAGCGTACAGTTCCTGATCGAGCAGGGCAGGCAGATCATGGGCGTCGTCACGAGCGCCGTCCAGAGCGTCGGGGCAATTGCCGCAGGCAATATCAGCGCGGCAGTGAGCGGTGTCGAAGCCAGCCTGGCCCGCAGTATTCCGGTGGCGTTGGGGTTCCTGGGCAAGGTACTGGGATTGGGCAACATCGGCACCAAGGTCAAGGCCGTGATTCAGAAGGTCCGGGGCAAGCTTGACGCCGTTCTGGACAAGGTGGTGGTCCGGCTCAAAGGGCTGATCGGTCGGAAGCCGGCCAGCGTCCGAACAGCCGATGAGTCCAAGGGAGATCAGCGGTCTCTTGCGCAGAAGCAGGAGTCCGTCACTATGGCCAGTCAAGCTGCCGCAAGTGCACTGAAGACGTATTCGACCGACAAACCGGCGCTGCTGTCACGGCTGGAGGGCATCAAGAAGAACTTCAAGCTCAAAACCATCCGGCTCGATGAGCTGGACGAGTTCAGAAGCTCTGTCTACGTCGAGATCAACCCGAGCGCCACGACGAAAGCTGAGCACACCATGTTCTACCCGATTGATCCGGAGTTTGAATTGGACGCCAAAGGCATTCGCATGACCTTCAGGACCCGTGCGGGCAAGAAGTTCGAGACAACGATCGGTCGGAGCGGGCATATCCGGAATGCTGCCGGGTTCGATCTGGACCTCACCACGTTGGGTCGCGGGGTGACGCAGAACCCTGCCAACAAGGTCGTCAACGCCGGACAGAACAGCGCGCACATCATCGCCAACTGGTTCGGTGGTTCAGGGTACAAGAAATCTCTGAACCTGCTGGCCACCAGTGATCATTACAACAAGCGCGTCATGGGGGGAATCGAACATCGCATCGCTGCCTGGGTCGGTCAATACCAGATCAGCCGGTTCAACTTGTACATTCGCGTGGATTGGGGCGTGGTCGAGGAGCACAGGCTCTTCGCCTCCATCGAGTCCGCAGTGGCTTCACTTACCGGGATTACCGACCCCGGACGCCTCACCCAGATGCGTCACCGGATCGCCCGCCGTCTGGCCGGTGAACTGACACCCGTGCTGAAGGCAGTGGAGGACGTTGAATACACGGGGCACGGTAAGGACAGCGGTGGTAAGCCGCACCGCATGCCGGGTCAGAACGCTGGTTTTGATCGGTGGCTCAGGATATGA
- a CDS encoding ATP-dependent Clp protease proteolytic subunit, with amino-acid sequence MRGPWRMPGEGHARSVVLSGPLDHFCASDAAAHLLALDLDDPISPIEVLVGTPVGSVRAALALGDVLCEISAPTLTVGLGSLGLPGALVLVTGRRRRALEHCQIDLFFTSGSSWCDASTPVTVQANEAVLLRESVLLTLLKRTRLSQAELFRRLRVPQPMSAQEAWSSGLIDEVQRR; translated from the coding sequence ATGAGGGGGCCCTGGAGAATGCCCGGCGAAGGTCACGCCCGCAGCGTCGTGCTGAGCGGACCGCTGGACCATTTCTGCGCCAGCGACGCCGCGGCGCACCTGCTGGCCCTTGACCTCGATGACCCGATCAGCCCCATCGAGGTGCTGGTCGGCACACCGGTCGGGAGCGTGCGCGCGGCGCTGGCACTGGGGGACGTCCTGTGCGAGATCAGTGCCCCCACCCTGACCGTGGGCCTGGGGTCCCTGGGCCTCCCGGGCGCGCTCGTGCTGGTCACGGGGCGCCGTCGCCGGGCGCTGGAGCACTGCCAGATCGATCTGTTTTTTACCTCGGGCAGCTCATGGTGTGACGCGTCCACGCCCGTGACGGTGCAGGCCAACGAAGCGGTGTTGCTGCGCGAAAGCGTCCTGCTCACCCTGCTCAAGCGCACGCGGCTGAGTCAGGCGGAGCTCTTCCGTCGGCTCCGGGTACCGCAGCCCATGAGCGCGCAGGAAGCGTGGTCCTCCGGTCTGATCGATGAAGTGCAGCGTCGCTGA
- a CDS encoding amidohydrolase produces the protein MTNAAENQAPPLQLILADVRTLDPARPRAEGVLVAAGRVLKAGTREELLALAPRAEVLDHRGSLLTPGLTDAHVHLVGYGFSLGNVNLAGARSVAEVQARVRSRVQDVPEGSWVQGNGFTLSELGLHDYPSAAELDEVSPRHPVLLFSRDLHSAWANSLALRLAGVSEDTPDPEGGRIVRPLGTLLEYAKELVTRAIPAPTPTDYQVAAKRAVQDFRARGFTSVHTMGYEPPEALQAVAQLAAQGELPLRVWACVDQSRLEDFQRAGMRGGLGRGSRVEIGGLKFFADGALGSRTAWLTPPGFADGSGEGMALHSPELIRERGRAGLELGLTPVTHAIGDRANTEVLDAYADLAALARQQGVRLRIEHAQHLRPQDIARFGELGVTASVQPIHLLGDGAAIRELLPHLEATSYAFRQLLDTGALLAFGSDAPVAPPDVGANFRAALTRTDDTGTDLAPQETLSEDEVLFAYTRGGALAAGWEDYGVVRPGSWADFTLWDRLGGEARALTLS, from the coding sequence ATGACCAATGCAGCCGAGAACCAGGCCCCTCCTCTTCAGCTGATCCTCGCCGACGTTCGCACGCTCGACCCCGCCCGCCCGCGCGCCGAAGGCGTGCTGGTGGCCGCCGGGCGGGTACTCAAGGCGGGCACGCGTGAGGAGTTGCTCGCCCTGGCGCCGCGCGCCGAGGTGCTCGATCACCGCGGCTCGCTCCTGACGCCGGGCCTCACCGACGCGCACGTTCACCTGGTGGGCTACGGCTTTTCGCTGGGCAACGTGAACCTCGCGGGCGCGCGCAGCGTGGCCGAAGTGCAGGCGCGCGTGCGGTCACGCGTTCAGGACGTACCGGAGGGCAGCTGGGTGCAGGGCAACGGCTTCACCCTTTCCGAGCTGGGCCTGCACGACTATCCCAGCGCCGCCGAGCTCGACGAGGTGTCACCGCGTCACCCGGTGCTGCTCTTTTCGCGTGATCTGCACTCGGCCTGGGCCAACTCGCTGGCCCTGCGCCTGGCCGGGGTGAGCGAGGACACGCCCGACCCCGAGGGCGGACGGATTGTGCGTCCGCTCGGCACGCTGCTGGAGTACGCCAAGGAGCTGGTGACCCGCGCGATTCCCGCGCCGACCCCGACGGATTACCAGGTGGCGGCGAAGCGGGCCGTACAGGATTTCCGGGCACGGGGTTTCACGAGCGTGCACACCATGGGCTATGAACCCCCGGAAGCCTTACAGGCCGTGGCCCAACTGGCGGCGCAGGGAGAACTCCCCCTGCGGGTGTGGGCCTGCGTGGACCAGTCACGCCTGGAGGACTTTCAGCGCGCCGGCATGCGGGGCGGCCTGGGACGCGGTTCGCGCGTGGAAATCGGCGGCCTGAAGTTCTTCGCGGACGGCGCGCTGGGCAGCCGTACGGCCTGGCTCACTCCACCCGGTTTCGCCGACGGCAGCGGCGAGGGCATGGCGCTGCATTCTCCTGAACTGATCCGCGAACGCGGACGGGCGGGCCTGGAGCTCGGCCTGACCCCGGTCACCCACGCGATTGGCGACCGGGCGAACACGGAGGTGCTGGACGCCTACGCCGACCTCGCGGCCCTCGCCCGCCAGCAGGGCGTGCGGCTGCGCATCGAGCACGCCCAGCACCTGCGCCCGCAGGACATCGCGCGTTTCGGCGAATTGGGCGTGACGGCGAGCGTGCAGCCCATTCACCTGCTGGGCGACGGTGCGGCAATTCGCGAGCTGCTGCCGCACCTGGAAGCGACCAGCTACGCTTTTCGCCAGCTGCTCGACACGGGCGCGCTGCTGGCCTTCGGCTCGGACGCGCCCGTCGCGCCGCCCGACGTGGGGGCCAACTTCCGCGCGGCCCTCACCCGCACCGACGACACTGGCACGGACTTGGCGCCGCAGGAGACCCTCAGCGAGGACGAGGTGCTCTTCGCGTACACACGGGGCGGCGCCCTGGCCGCAGGCTGGGAAGACTACGGCGTGGTGAGGCCGGGCAGCTGGGCCGACTTTACGCTGTGGGACCGGTTGGGCGGCGAGGCGCGGGCGCTCACCCTGTCCTGA
- a CDS encoding zinc carboxypeptidase: protein MPLPPLLPLDAAQDPWLRLWAASSALRVERPPRGHGRSPHLQDASVGSTTTWTSTFPWEGDELLAQLRRAEFGAETPLTVTAFVSESRSVRRELELAVRGLLDARGLPPAEVRVRSAYKPAFHWIAEEVLPRALELNADSLQLSYPVLAPEPPGRFLQETYPLSGLLEQHGLRFEARADSRPAQHCRVVLLAQGQEVWQGSCALPLAPRTAPGGATVLAPTGRLQVSAQERELLDVRLLTDAERAWDWYTKAVLPEVLRRADFAPGQPAFRTLSVTFALSEADDPLGLDHERSSMLEALGEEVYFGTLEALKLRAGHELDARELQPGRIVPVVRSRPAQAGWARVTLTAFAGPSQPQQPTRRAQPSQADIGGDPAPLPSAPVSPRRLVASARALADEHRLEWTVPAYSYDGRPVPALGRTGRPIGLLVTAGQHANEASGPHAALKLIPMLAQVPDLSFVAIPLENPDGAALHLALTRRDPQFMHHAARYTSLGDDLEARVLRGEARWEARARVWAAHRQQLAVHLSLHGYPSHEWTRPFSGYAPRGFESWALPAGIVTIIRYQSGQRENAEALAALIAHALSSDEELSAHTQRALRWSGAHVLTPHYELRGSWPFLFQARDDLLAPLMVITEVPDETVYGAAFERCVRAQVLVGQACMAHLT, encoded by the coding sequence GTGCCCCTTCCTCCCTTGCTGCCGCTCGACGCGGCTCAGGACCCGTGGCTGCGGCTGTGGGCCGCTTCGTCTGCGCTGCGGGTCGAGCGGCCACCGCGTGGGCACGGCCGGTCGCCTCATCTGCAGGACGCAAGCGTGGGCAGCACGACCACCTGGACGTCGACGTTTCCGTGGGAAGGCGACGAGCTGCTGGCGCAGCTGAGGCGCGCCGAGTTCGGTGCCGAAACCCCGCTGACCGTCACGGCCTTTGTCTCGGAATCCCGATCGGTCCGGCGCGAGCTCGAACTCGCCGTTCGCGGCCTTCTGGACGCACGCGGTCTGCCCCCCGCAGAGGTGCGTGTTCGCAGCGCCTACAAGCCCGCCTTTCACTGGATCGCCGAGGAGGTTCTGCCCCGGGCCCTTGAGTTGAATGCAGACTCCTTGCAGCTGAGCTATCCCGTCCTGGCCCCCGAACCGCCTGGGCGCTTCCTGCAGGAAACCTACCCGCTCTCCGGCCTGCTCGAACAGCACGGACTGCGCTTCGAGGCCCGGGCGGATTCACGGCCAGCACAGCACTGCCGGGTCGTGCTGCTGGCACAGGGGCAGGAAGTCTGGCAGGGAAGCTGCGCACTTCCGCTCGCGCCGCGCACCGCTCCCGGGGGCGCGACCGTGCTGGCCCCGACCGGGCGCCTGCAGGTCAGTGCCCAGGAGCGTGAGCTGCTCGACGTGCGCCTGCTGACCGATGCGGAGCGCGCCTGGGACTGGTATACCAAGGCGGTGTTGCCCGAAGTGCTGCGGCGAGCTGACTTCGCGCCCGGCCAGCCCGCTTTTCGGACGCTCAGCGTGACCTTCGCGCTGTCCGAAGCCGATGACCCGCTCGGGCTGGACCACGAACGCTCCAGCATGCTCGAGGCGCTGGGCGAGGAAGTCTACTTCGGAACCCTCGAGGCCCTCAAGCTGCGGGCAGGGCATGAACTCGACGCCCGTGAGCTGCAGCCCGGTCGCATCGTTCCGGTGGTGCGTTCCCGTCCGGCCCAGGCGGGCTGGGCGCGGGTGACCCTCACGGCGTTTGCCGGGCCTTCGCAACCTCAACAGCCAACCCGGAGGGCCCAGCCATCTCAGGCCGACATCGGAGGCGACCCAGCGCCGCTCCCGTCTGCGCCGGTGTCGCCCCGCCGGCTCGTCGCCTCGGCCCGCGCGCTGGCCGACGAGCATCGCCTGGAGTGGACTGTTCCTGCCTACAGCTACGACGGGCGTCCGGTTCCGGCGCTGGGGCGCACGGGCCGACCGATTGGCCTGCTGGTGACGGCCGGTCAGCATGCCAACGAGGCCAGCGGTCCGCACGCCGCCCTGAAGCTGATTCCCATGCTGGCGCAGGTTCCGGATCTAAGCTTTGTCGCCATTCCGCTGGAGAACCCGGACGGGGCCGCGCTGCACCTGGCGCTGACCCGACGAGACCCGCAGTTCATGCACCACGCCGCGCGCTACACCTCGCTGGGCGACGATCTGGAAGCCCGGGTCCTGCGCGGCGAGGCGCGCTGGGAAGCGCGCGCGCGGGTCTGGGCGGCGCACCGGCAACAGCTGGCCGTGCACCTCAGCCTGCACGGCTATCCTTCGCACGAATGGACGCGCCCGTTCAGCGGTTACGCTCCGCGCGGCTTTGAATCCTGGGCTCTGCCGGCCGGAATCGTCACGATCATTCGTTACCAAAGTGGGCAGCGCGAGAATGCCGAGGCGCTGGCCGCCCTGATTGCCCATGCCCTGAGCAGCGACGAGGAACTGTCGGCGCACACGCAACGGGCGCTGCGCTGGTCCGGCGCGCACGTGCTGACGCCGCATTACGAGCTGCGCGGCAGTTGGCCTTTTCTCTTTCAGGCCCGCGACGACCTGCTCGCGCCCTTGATGGTCATCACCGAGGTGCCGGACGAGACGGTGTACGGCGCGGCATTCGAGCGCTGCGTGCGCGCCCAGGTGCTCGTCGGGCAGGCCTGCATGGCGCACCTGACCTGA